In the Nomascus leucogenys isolate Asia chromosome 5, Asia_NLE_v1, whole genome shotgun sequence genome, one interval contains:
- the EPHX1 gene encoding epoxide hydrolase 1: protein MWLEIFLTSVLGFAIYWFISRDKEETLPLEDGWWGPGTRSAAREDNSIRPFKVETSDEEIHDLHQRIDKFRFTPPLEDSCFHYGFNSNYLKKVVSYWKNEFDWKKQVEILNRYPHFKTKIEGLDIHFIHVKPPQLPAGRTPKPLLMVHGWPGSFYEFYKIIPLLTDPKNHGLSDEHVFEVICPSIPGYGFSESSSKKGFNSLATARIFYKLMLRLGFQEFYIQGGDWGSLICTNMAQLVPSHVKGLHLNMALILNNFSTLTLFLGRRFGRFLGLTERDVELLYPIKEKVFYSLMRESGYMHIQCTKPDTVGSALNDSPVGLAAYILEKFSTWTNTEFRYLEDGGLERKFSLDDLLTNVMLYWTTGTIVSSQRFYKENLGQGWMTQKHERMKVYVPTGFSAFPSELLHAPEKWVRFKYPKLISYSYMVRGGHFAALEEPELLAQDIRKFLSLLERQ, encoded by the exons ATGTGGCTAGAAATCTTCCTCACTTCAGTGCTGGGCTTTGCCATCTACTGGTTCATCTCCCGGGACAAAGAGGAAACTTTGCCACTTGAAGATGGGTGGTGGGGGCCGGGCACGAGGTCTGCAGCCAGGGAAGACAACAGCATCCGCCCTTTCAAGGTGGAAACGTCAGATGAGGAGATCCAC GACTTACACCAGAGGATCGATAAGTTTCGTTTCACCCCACCTTTGGAGGACAGCTGCTTCCACTATGGCTTCAACTCCAACTACCTGAAGAAAGTCGTCTCCTACTGGAAGAATGAATTTGACTGGAAGAAGCAGGTGGAGATTCTCAACAGATACCCTCATTTCAAGACTAAGATTGAAG GGCTGGACATCCACTTCATCCACGTGAAGCCCCCCCAGCTGCCCGCAGGCCGCACCCCGAAGCCCTTGCTGATGGTACACGGCTGGCCTGGCTCTTTCTACGAGTTTTATAAGATCATCCCACTCCTGACTGACCCCAAGAACCATGGCCTGAGCGATGAGCACGTTTTTGAAGTCATCTGCCCTTCCATCCCTGGCTATGGCTTCTCAGAGTCATCCTCCAAGAAGG GGTTCAACTCGTTGGCCACCGCCAGGATCTTTTACAAGCTGATGCTGCGGCTGGGCTTCCAGGAATTCTACATTCAAGGAGGGGACTGGGGGTCCCTGATCTGCACTAATATGGCCCAGCTGGTACCCAG CCACGTGAAAGGCCTGCACTTGAACATGGCTTTGATTTTAAACAACTTCTCCACCCTGACCCTCTTCCTGGGACGGCGTTTTGGGAGGTTTCTTGGCCTCACTGAGAGGGATGTGGAGCTGCTGTACCCCATCAAGGAGAAGGTCTTCTACAGCCTGATGAGGGAGAGCGGCTACATGCACATCCAGTGCACCAAGCCCGACACTGTGG GCTCTGCTCTGAATGACTCTCCTGTGGGTCTGGCTGCCTATATTCTAGAGAAGTTTTCCACCTGGACCAATACAGAATTCCGATACCTGGAGGATGGAGGCCTGGAAAG GAAGTTCTCCCTGGACGACCTGCTGACCAACGTCATGCTCTACTGGACAACAGGAACCATCGTCTCCTCCCAGCGCTTCTACAAGGAGAACCTGGGACAGGGCTGGATGACCCAGAAGCATGAGCG GATGAAGGTCTACGTGCCCACTGGCTTCTCTGCCTTCCCTTCTGAGCTACTGCATGCGCCTGAAAAGTGGGTGAGGTTCAAGTACCCAAAGCTCATCTCCTATTCCTACATGGTTCGTGGGGGCCACTTTGCGGCCTTGGAGGAGCCGGAGCTGCTCGCCCAGGACATCCGCAAGTTCCTGTCCCTGCTGGAGCGGCAGTGA